Part of the Nicotiana tabacum cultivar K326 chromosome 20, ASM71507v2, whole genome shotgun sequence genome, GAAAGTGTCGACCGGCAATACCTTTGTCccaatgaatgacccttgccagTTCGAAGCAGAGCTGACTCAACCTTatcttgatgtggaagaatgcctTTCAGGCTCGACTGATTTACCTCAAACTGCTTGAGAGACATTTCCTTGGTGTATGCTCTTATCAACCTTTTTATTTTCCAGATTTACTGcctcagtttcactcaattcaaagTTTAGGTCATCTTAGAATATGTGAATCTTTAATTGTTTCCTCAAATGCATCCTTTTATCATATTCAAAGTTGTGCCATTACTTCATGATTAGACTAATTTTGAAGATCAGGccgagaattatgcgtgcatgtcatgtcactagagtcggcatgaaaagaactataaaagaaaaaaatgaccTAAACAAAAACTGACTAGAACTAACAGAAAATAGGAGATTACATTAGACAGATGatgaaaagggtttgaacaagacaagcaaaacagacatgggttacaaccctggaacaatcctAAATAACATTAGACGAGTTACTACAACTAAGCGAACTAGACaaaatgagaagaagaagagtttgagccataagacaatatccgaattacaacccagaaataacccggacaaacagaaatgacaacaaaataaaccaccaaaactcctccctggctagccaagaaaggagtgtctttccaattaccaagctcgataTCTTAGCCACTAGGTTGCACATCAATATTACTGGGACCTtcaccaatttcaatatcattaactccAGTCAGCAAGTTTCCAAAAGGATTATCATACTCCGTGTCACCATGCATCCTCCCCATAAAGTGTGCATCAttatgtgcaggtaaaggattctgtgcAATATTCTGGGTATCACTGTCTTGGaccacaattatcccttcttgaatcattctttctatctcccttttcaaagcacgacaatcttcaatgctatgcccttggacattagagtggtacatgcaccgtatagtaggatcaaaaccttttgcatatgggtccggaGTATAGCGGATGAGCGGCTAAATCAGGCTAGActgttttaacttttcaaacaagcttgtgtaggattcTCCGATTGGAGTGAAAGACTTTTCTCTTTGCTGTTGCCTTCTTATTTTGTACTCCGGCCTTGGTTGGAACCTCTTTCGGGTAGGGGGTTGATATGCTTGTAGAGGTGGGTAATACATTTGTGGAGGCGGTGCAAGCCGTTGCGGGTTTTGTGAGCGTGGAGCATATGGCGGTGCATTGTGGATAGAGTACTGGGGAGGTGAGGTATGATTTCGGGTATTTTGTGGAGGAAAGTAGCATTGGTGAGGATTATCTGGAGTATGAGGATATTCATGGGGTCGGTATTGAAGCTGAAAGCatttagcaggaatgcccactaGATCATGTCATTGGCGGGTcttaacaacatcttttctatcaatcggagaactgacccgagcaacttgtttgttccatctgaaccaaaactccctaaaaTTTTCCTTAGGTCTCTTTCCTTGGGCATCGGGGACTTTGAACGCATGTTCATTAGAATATCGATGGAGGGTAGATCGCTGAGGGGCTACAAAAATAGGAGAAGATGTCGGAACAGGGTTTGGGAGACATCAGTACCAGTGGAAATCTGGATTTGTGACAATGGTGGAATGGTGACGaggctttcagtgtagttagtgggaaaTAATGGTGGAGAACACCCACTAatccaggcttgatacatttcggtcatctgtcctttcaaccttaggacctcttctttcaacttaGATTCTGATTCAACAATCTCCTTAGGTGGATCGACAACGtctgtgtccaagtctttgctagtcATGGCTTCCTTGcttttgaccttgtgttgtatggacgaATTGCCAAAgtaccacaaactaaccaccctctGTTATGGTAACAATGAAAGTAACAAAGAGGAACAAGACAAAACCAACATGTTAGCATTAGGACATTTATCAGatagaaatatcacattgcgtgcaatgccccTGGTCGCagttaacggttctagaatggctTCGACGGTACGAAAGTCATATGACATCATCCCAATTTCACTCTTCTTGCCCCATTTCCCTCTTCATTTTCCTTTCTAACACCACTTGGTTTCTCATTTCTTTCCCCCCTCATTTTTTCTCATTTCTCACGTCCCACAActtcattctctttttcttttcttttttctttttttaaaagatgattcgatcgaaccctatgtaagttgcctacgtatcatgtccctcatgaattAGATCAAGCGTAGTTCTGAAAATGTAATGGACAAAATAAACTAAGAAACAAAAAACTTTTTGGGATTTTTcatttataacttttttttttcaaatacaaaacagGAAGTACTATAACAAAAGACTCAAAAATCTTAACTAGACTGACAGACTCGATACTATTGTACAAGACTAATAATTATAGATAAcacaaaatagactaaaaataaaAGTTTCCTCAAGCAACTCGTGCATGCAATGGTCTTGACTAGAATGGTCCTGGGGTATTTGTCATGTTCAAATTCTAGCAAATTGTTCCATACTTGAATGAGAAAAAATAAGATCAAATAGAGTTAGTGACTCAAGACACTATGCGACACCACAACACCTcctgttggacacatgcaagacacgaTTGagctattttttgaaaattaaccTACGTGGCCAAGAGTAGCTATAAGTGCAAAATCAACAAGGGTGACTACTCAGATATGGAAATACCTCACTAAGGCTTACATGGATTCATACTCCCAATAATCATGGCCCGAAATTAATTTGCAGAAATGACCCACTTTACAAAAATGGCCAATATGGCCAGAAGCGGCCAAAGATGCAAACTCAACAAGGACAGACCTTAAAGTAATATGACACCTAGTTGTGGACTCAAGATCCTAAAACATGGTTTATTGAAccacttttgtgaaaatgaccccattttgcaagaatagccgatgtggccaaaagtggctagtcatgcaagatttggctaagaccccgcgaagccaaaAACCTAAGattcactaggaagaccggaccttaagtgggttgcctacgtatcacgtcccaaaagacgagaatcaggttcgcgtagttcgggaagattggatatGGGAGAAAGCTTAAGAAATGACACTAATttggaaaaatatatatttttctcttttttaaaaaaaaattatggaaaatataaaatctttttggattttctttttcattttttatgaatttttggaaaataatggaaaagtgtaaaaaaaaattggatttttcatttttcatttttttttgaattgttgGAAAACTATGAAAGTAAAATACGAGTGGGCCCTAATTGCTTCATTTTCACCCTTCTTTCCCAAGCatcggtccgccaaatgacctttcTACCCTCAAAGATGCAACATGTATCACATTGGAATGATTGAATGTCTTTTTGGGCCACGGGCCCATTTTGAAAAAATTTGGATAGGCTTTCTACAAAGAGACACGGTGCCTGGGACTGAGCCCTACTAGGTCcaaatgacatgatgcaaataaaaatgacctaaaagctgacctaagtttgggattcactaacaaggcaattcgggggagcgtatggtcgatggtggctgctcaagctttccacccactccatacgtcCGACGGCCCCTCCTCCTAAATTaagggtgactcaacaaagagttCATGCATGCGACGCGTACTCCAatacttgttgcagaaagaagacacatggttatgcaaatgatgacagtTTATAAAACAGTAACACATTAAGTAAAGCGGTAAACAAATAACCAACAAAACAAGGAAATAAGACaaacaaagcaaataaagaaaacaaaaacctcaaccgaatatcctaaaagccaacaagatcaagtaccAACTCGAACCtgcaagtccccagcagagttgccagagatgtcacacccctCTTTTTTTAAAATCACTTAACcctcttaaaaaaaataataaaaggatttgtaaagctcaaaaggcttttaattaaaaagtgacaaaattgtgttcaaaagaaaataactcagagtcgccacctgactttattttcggtgtgccaggtcaccgttttttaaaaaaaaaaaattccttttaaaacaTTTCAGACTCTAAAACCAAGTCCGCACCAGAGATTaaggtaagggggttcatttgactcggggagaaggtgttaggcattccccgagtcccgtaactagtacggttgcgtaCTCGATCATGTTGGCTTTTAAAATAGTCGAATTGAGGCGAAAAacacagaaaaagaaaaataaatacacaagaggctcgaggtcgtccccacttaaattaaacaaaacaagaaaataataaCAGCCTATACTATGCTCACTCTACCATGTCCGTCACGGCCTTCAATTACATTCACTTAGGGGCATACCACTGATAAAAgaacacaatatatatatatatatatatatatatacaaactctACTCGGCATTCCCCTGATGAATTAACTAACTAAAAGGGACGACCTTTCGCCTCGAACAAACAAATCCTAAAGAATGCCTACCCAGGTGTGGTCGTCATAAGCATGCTCCTAACGTTAAATTGGTAGTAGATCTACCTAAATGAGAAATTCAGAACATTAAACAACTTATGTTTTACCTCATTCCACAGCTTTTAGATCCAATTGTTATTTTAAATCACATCTTCCCAAACTATTCTTTTAAATCCAACAAAAGACAGTCACGTTTTTAATTCCAATTAAGCATACGATTCAAATTGTAACACccccaaatttataaaagtttcgaGACACGCTAACTATAGAACtaatttattactattattattatttatatatatatataattggatatacaattaggaAAATATCAAtagttttaatattattaattttcaaaaaaaaagggtATCATTAGTTAgtagtaattttaaaaaaaaatggaaaaaggctTAAAAGCCCATAAAAAGGGTTATTTGAAACAATAGCCTCCAAGCCTTAAAAGAGAGGCAGAATGTTATCAAAAGGGACGGAAAgcaaaagctaaaaaaaaaaacagaatcgTTCCTCACGAAACAGAGGCTCCATTTATCACACGCGCAACAGAAGATTCTAGGGTTCTTTACAAATCACTAATTCTTGAATTCAGGTATATAAAATTCCCTATTTTCAATTATCCTAAAGTAGTAATATGTAAGAATTGAATAGCTAATTCCCTTCTTCCTCTATATCAAcaataaatttcatatttaggtgtagtactttaaaattgattaaaatatattggttgttgtagaatcgattGGTTGACTGGTGTCAATTTGACTGGGGCTACGTATTGGCTcgagaagttttgaggtgagttgatataaccctttactaaagtggtttaactcacaaaagcacacatacaaggtgtttgacgaattgcttaaaagagtttatctttatttaattagAGCGAGTGAGTACccattaatttagaatttttctaGCAAAGGTTTAGATGATATATTATGCTATATGTgcttaaattttcagatttttatgttattcttatatgttattttcatgttgaaaattatgaagaagaaagaatctttagaaatatttttatatgtttatttcattcttatgtcatgctttacatttaaggacaCCAATATGAGCATGTACATAATGTTctataaagaaaagatttagacttgaaaagtcacaagaagaagttttagaaagaaaagatttttggggagtatcctttattctgagaaggggtcatcgtccaggccgagggtcctgaccaaggcattgacttcctgaaactacttgtgccaaagtagggagcatacgagtcgagggtctcgttgctgagaatttacttagccatgctaaggtatgatacttgagcgctgagaaccatgaagcgagtggcacctcgtggattgggcctattcgatcaggttgggatcgaacccgtgtcGATCACATGGTGACTAAGAtagaattaagtcaggatagttggaactcccaaagtataaagtgaagtattttttttaaagaaagaaaaagaaaagaatttcttttagaatattcataaattgctattatgcaattattttagaattattcttataagctttatgttttacatgcatttggaacctttgctcgtaatgtatatgttattaaagtttctccccctgttgttgagactcactgagtacagtggatggtactgacgttctcttttgggaacctacgttggtctacggtacaacgtaggaaccggatttgcaggcgagcaggctacaAGTTAGGACTTCCTTCCCTTCCAGTgatattggtgagctccgcttttgttcgtgaaGTATTCTTAGAGCCATTTTCatttagctatttctttgtttatttagAGAACTGGTcaggaaatctcatgtccagagcagtgcgtcagtttatcagtagaggcttcatagacatagtcatTGGGTTgagatttagatgttattttataataacttagcagtaattcagtagttactacgaataaagctttggagttgatttatttaaatatttgtattaatccAAAAGTATTTGTTTAGAGTATTGCTTTGTTGCATATAATGTTTGGAGTTATAATAGGGTTGATAAGcagagatggttcgctcggtcatgtttagtgatcgagtgTCGGTCTCGGCTTGTTcaggaaatgggtcgtgacacaaataattaaaagtgcGATTCCAATTCATGGAGTCCTAGGGGTCTATGAATCCGTGTGtaatagagtcttgtttatgtgtATGAAGCACGccatacttataaacaggaggctaccaACATTTAGGAAAAAGTCTCATTTTTCTCATACTTTAAATCGTGCAGTAGATGTCTCTAAGAAATTATCTAATGTATCCGTTTCTCCAAAACTCGCAGAAATGGCTCGTACTCGCAACTCTAACACCGAAACTGAGGATGTTGCTCAAGAAACTATTGCTACTATCGTGGCTCAAGGCAGAACTAAAAAGGCTCAAACTCAGAAAAGGAAGGGTAAATCCACAAGAGGGGTTCAAGTACCCCAGGTTGAACATGAAGAAGGGGTGGAGCATGATGAGAAAGTACCTCAGGATCCAACACCACCCCCAACAGCAGCTCCGACTTAAACAACTATATCCCCAGAGGTGGGTCAGATGTTCAATGCAGTCAACAGTGCTGTGGAGATGTTTAAGGCCTTTATGGTCAACCAGAATGAGAGAAGAGATGAGATTccacctcaatcaaatagacagagcaattctgagtcctcaagagtgaatgaatttttgaagttgagtCCTCCAGTGTTCCATGGTTCTATAGCTGATGAAGATCCGATGTTGTGGctggagggtgtcaagaaagccctccgagtgatgaaagcatttgatgatgaAGCTGTAGAGCTAGCTGCTTACCAGCTTAGAGATGTGGCCAGCGCTTGGtttgagatatgggaaaaggaaagagatgaagatgatggtccgcctacttgggaagaatttgaagagaccttcatggctaactttatcccagaagaggatagggaagctaaggctacagagttcgaacagctcaagcaagggaataaaagtgtgcaagagTACTACATGGAATTCATAAGGTTAGCTAAGCATGCTCCTCACATGGTTAAGACTGAAAAAGCAAAGATTTGCAGGTTTGTGGGCAGTTTAGCTTACCACATTAAGGATACGACATCAGCTGCAGCAGTAGGGATGGAAGCCTTCTCCTCTGTTGTGGGATTTGCCAAGAACTTAGAGAAATACAGACAActaaggagagaagaaaaagagcttAACAAGAAAGCCCGTACAACGGGCAGGTTTAATGGTACATCCAGCGGAGGTGGAAGGGATTCCTCTAATAAGGAGTCATTAGCACCAACTCAGTTCAGTCATCAGTCAGGTGGTGGGTCTTCCTTCAGACGTACTCAGAGTAATGGAAATCAGTCTCGCCAGAATCAGAATTTTATGACATCATCCTCACATAGCCAGAATCATGCTGAGCAACATTCACACCAGCAAAGTCTTTGTAGAACATGTAAGCGGCAACATTCAGGTCAGTGCAAGCTCGGGTTTCATGGTTGCTACCATTGTGGAGACATTGGTCATATAAAGGCCAACTACCCAAAGTTACAACGTAATCTCAGTGGTGGACCAACTCGTCCTTCTAGTTCCTCAGCTACTGCAGTTGTACCACCTCAGGCTCATGGTTCTCATAATCAGATCGGGCATGGAGTAGGCGGAAGTGCAGACCGAGTTACTCAGGGAGGGGGACAACCCCGTTTGTTTGCTACACTTGATCGTCAGAGTGCAGAGGCATCTGcagaagttattacaggtatacttttagtctgctcacataatgcttatgccataatggatccaggttcaacattttcatatgtgactccatactttgcaattaacctTGGACTAGAACCTGAACAACTTAGTGAGCCATTCCTAGTATCTACTCCAATTGGCGAGTAGTGAAAGTCACCAGAGTCTATAGAGGTTGTATAGTTTCAGTCC contains:
- the LOC107778510 gene encoding uncharacterized protein LOC107778510 isoform X1; amino-acid sequence: MFNAVNSAVEMFKAFMVNQNERRDEIPPQSNRQSNSESSRVNEFLKLSPPVFHGSIADEDPMLWLEGVKKALRVMKAFDDEAVELAAYQLRDVASAWFEIWEKERDEDDGPPTWEEFEETFMANFIPEEDREAKATEFEQLKQGNKSVQEYYMEFIRLAKHAPHMVKTEKAKICRFVGSLAYHIKDTTSAAAVGMEAFSSVVGFAKNLEKYRQLRREEKELNKKARTTGRFNGTSSGGGRDSSNKESLAPTQFSHQSGGGSSFRRTQSNGNQSRQNQNFMTSSSHSQNHAEQHSHQQSLCRTCKRQHSGQCKLGFHGCYHCGDIGHIKANYPKLQRNLSGGPTRPSSSSATAVVPPQAHGSHNQIGHGVGGSADRVTQGGGQPRLFATLDRQSAEASAEVITGILLVCSHNAYAIMDPGSTFSYVTPYFAINLGLEPEQLSEPFLVSTPIGE
- the LOC107778510 gene encoding uncharacterized protein LOC107778510 isoform X2 yields the protein MFNAVNSAVEMFKAFMVNQNERRDEIPPQSNRQSNSESSRVNEFLKLSPPVFHGSIADEDPMLWLEGVKKALRVMKAFDDEAVELAAYQLRDVASAWFEIWEKERDEDDGPPTWEEFEETFMANFIPEEDREAKATEFEQLKQGNKSVQEYYMEFIRLAKHAPHMVKTEKAKICRFVGSLAYHIKDTTSAAAVGMEAFSSVVGFAKNLEKYRQLRREEKELNKKARTTGRFNGTSSGGGRDSSNKESLAPTQFSHQSGGGSSFRRTQSNGNQSRQNQNFMTSSSHSQNHAEQHSHQQSLCRTCKRQHSGQCKLGFHGCYHCGDIGHIKANYPKLQRNLSGGPTRPSSSSATAVVPPQAHGSHNQIGHGVGGSADRVTQGGGQPRLFATLDRQSAEASAEVITGTGFAGEQATS